From one Cryptosporangium minutisporangium genomic stretch:
- a CDS encoding LysR family transcriptional regulator has protein sequence MDFGSVTLAGLRVVREIAERRTFSAAAVSLGYTQSAVSRQVAAVERAAGAPVFERHRDGVRLTATGRVVLRHAAAVLDAIDAADRELRGLPAPTATVRLGAYPSAGAVLLPTALAALRRTQPGITVRTRDGSTPSLVRALRAGSIDLAVVASAPPFRAPDDESPALVVETLVERSLCVAVPATHALAAADAVHVEDLRGERWIAGRSAVDEHPLGVWPGLDGRPEVVHVARDWLAKLRLVAAGHGLTTVPADLAAAAPDGVRVLAVRGGSDERRRVIVAYLPGPQPEASGRVIDALRAATAAPSST, from the coding sequence ATGGACTTCGGGAGCGTCACGCTCGCCGGGCTGCGGGTCGTCCGGGAGATCGCCGAGCGGCGGACGTTCAGCGCGGCGGCGGTCTCGCTGGGTTACACGCAGTCGGCGGTGTCCCGACAGGTCGCCGCGGTGGAGCGGGCCGCCGGGGCGCCGGTGTTCGAACGCCACCGCGACGGCGTTCGGCTCACCGCCACCGGGCGGGTGGTGCTGCGGCACGCGGCGGCCGTCCTCGATGCGATCGACGCCGCCGACCGTGAGCTGCGTGGCCTTCCCGCGCCGACCGCGACCGTGCGGCTCGGCGCCTACCCGAGCGCCGGTGCGGTGTTGTTGCCGACGGCCCTGGCGGCGCTGCGTCGCACCCAGCCGGGCATCACCGTGCGGACCCGGGACGGCAGCACACCGTCGCTGGTGCGCGCGTTGCGGGCGGGCTCGATCGACCTCGCCGTGGTGGCGTCCGCGCCGCCGTTCCGGGCGCCGGACGACGAGTCACCGGCCCTGGTGGTCGAGACGCTGGTCGAGCGGAGCCTGTGCGTCGCGGTGCCGGCGACGCACGCGCTGGCCGCCGCCGACGCGGTGCACGTCGAGGATCTGCGGGGCGAACGCTGGATCGCCGGACGGTCGGCGGTGGACGAGCACCCGCTCGGGGTCTGGCCCGGCCTGGACGGCCGCCCGGAGGTCGTCCACGTGGCGCGGGACTGGCTCGCGAAACTGCGCCTGGTCGCGGCGGGGCACGGTCTGACGACCGTGCCCGCCGACCTCGCCGCGGCGGCTCCGGACGGGGTGCGGGTGCTCGCGGTCCGCGGCGGTTCCGACGAGCGGCGACGGGTGATCGTCGCGTACCTGCCGGGGCCGCAGCCGGAGGCGTCCGGCCGGGTCATCGACGCGCTCCGGGCTGCCACCGCCGCACCGTCCAGCACCTGA